The following coding sequences lie in one Arachis ipaensis cultivar K30076 chromosome B03, Araip1.1, whole genome shotgun sequence genomic window:
- the LOC110269473 gene encoding probable methyltransferase PMT2, with amino-acid sequence MEREDEDATRERKRLFRRALSSLLGSIEAAAAARACRAPVLTFGFYDYFMFILPTSLSLQLSFHSHFNFSFNFDVSAGVSSVPFSMPRVRMQFSPLKSSAAISPDLFFRLFREQYCMTRRVELICFNDKKINRLLDTGRYRNIMDMNAGLGSFAAAIQSPKLWVMNVMPTTAEKSTLGVIYERGLIGIYHDWCKAFSTYPRTYDLIHANGLFSLYKDKCNAEDILLEMDRILRPEGAVIFRDEVDTLIKVKKIVAGMRWDTKMVDHEDGPLVPKKILIAHLKQ; translated from the exons ATGGAAAGAGAGGACGAAGACGCGACGCGAGAGAGAAAGAGGCTGTTCCGCCGTGCACTGTCGTCACTCCTGGGGTCAATTGAAGCCGCCGCTGCTGCTAGGGCTTGCCGTGCTCCTGTCCTCACTTTCGGCTTCTACGATTACTTCATGTTCATACTcccaacctctctctctctccaacttTCATTTCATTCTCATTTCAATTTCAGTTTCAATTTCGATGTCTCTGCAGGCGTTTCATCGGTGCCGTTTTCGATGCCAAGGGTGCGGATGCAATTCTCTCCTTTGAAAAGTTCTGCTGCAATCTCCCCAGATCTCTTCTTCAG ACTATTTCGTGAACAATATTGTATGACAAGAAGAGTGGAACTAATTTGCTTCaatgacaagaaaattaataGACTGTTGGATACCGGAAGATATCGAAACATTATGGATATGAATGCTGGGTTGGGTAGTTTTGCTGCAGCTATTCAATCTCCCAAGTTATGGGTCATGAACGTTATGCCTACCACAGCTGAGAAAAGTACCCTGGGGGTCATATATGAGCGCGGCTTGATTGGCATTTATCATGATTG GTGTAAAGCCTTTTCAACATATCCAAGGACATATGATCTCATTCATGCCAATGGCCTCTTTAGTCTGTACAAGGATAA ATGTAATGCAGAAGACATTCTTCTGGAGATGGACCGGATCTTGCGGCCAGAAGGCGCCGTCATATTCCGCGATGAAGTCGATACCTTAATAAAGGTAAAGAAAATAGTTGCAGGAATGAGATGGGATACCAAAATGGTTGACCATGAAGATGGTCCTCTTGTTCCTAAGAAGATACTAATTGCT